The following are from one region of the Halobacteriovorax vibrionivorans genome:
- the acpP gene encoding acyl carrier protein, with amino-acid sequence MEQKVIQLVADQTKIDIAKINASTSFVDDLNLDSLDIVELMMKMEDEFDIQIPEEDAEGLKSVQDVVKYLESKQ; translated from the coding sequence ATGGAACAAAAAGTAATTCAACTAGTAGCGGATCAAACAAAAATCGATATCGCAAAAATCAACGCTTCAACATCATTCGTAGATGATCTAAACCTTGACTCATTAGACATCGTAGAACTTATGATGAAAATGGAAGATGAATTTGATATTCAAATTCCAGAAGAAGATGCAGAAGGTCTTAAGTCTGTTCAAGACGTTGTTAAGTACCTTGAGTCTAAGCAATAA